The following proteins are encoded in a genomic region of Cryptomeria japonica chromosome 11, Sugi_1.0, whole genome shotgun sequence:
- the LOC131860020 gene encoding uncharacterized protein LOC131860020 — MNGEFEVIGGDFNATLENSKKKGGLQTITRLELDFQAFIDGNNQRDIPTKNGKLTWTNRRKDFTSIAQKHDYFFVFGNWNNELFMYEAEILPYIGSDHFLVLLRIKLEDPKGGSPFKFEDMWLRDPSLKELVHKWWMETRIGNQSKLYLFSKKLAHVKRRLKENKEQFKNIFVETDRISRELEALNKVIIENGMGVAEYELEKRLN; from the coding sequence ATGAATGGTGAATTTGAGGtgattgggggagattttaatgccacTTTAGAGAATTCAAAAAAGAAAGGGGGGTTGCAAACCATTACAAGATTAGAACTTGACTTCCAAGccttcattgatggcaacaaccaGAGGGACATTCCAACCAAGAATGGGAAGTTAACTTGGACAAATCGAAGAAAGGATTTCACAAGTATTGCTCAAAAGCATGactacttctttgtctttgggaaTTGGAATAATGAGCTATTCATGTATGAGGCCGAGATTCTCCCATATATTGGCTCAGATCATTTTCTGGTTCTATTAAGGATCAAACTAGAAGATCCCAAAGGAGGTAGTCCATTCAAATTTGAAGATATGTGGCTGAGGGATCCATCCTTGAAGGAATTAGTCCATAAATGGTGGATGGAGACTAGGATTGGTAATCAATCTAAATTATATCTGTTTAGTAAGAAGCTTGCTCATGTCAAAAGAAGACTCAAGGAGAATAAGGAacaattcaaaaatatttttgtagaAACAGATAGGATATCAAGGGAACTTGAAGCTTTAAATAAAGTAATTATTGAGAATGGGATGGGGGTGGCAGAATATGAGCTAGAGAAAAGATTGAATTGA